One Arachis hypogaea cultivar Tifrunner chromosome 2, arahy.Tifrunner.gnm2.J5K5, whole genome shotgun sequence genomic window, TTGagtgtttatttatattaatttgacGACAAGTATCttgtattcaaaatttaaaatgacTAGTTttatacaaacaaataaaataaataaataatacataataagATTTGAAATATGTCAagcaaaaattatttaattatttatgaattttattactaaataaatatttttatgaatattcAATTTCCCAAAATACTATTCGTAATTGTGAATTTATTGCATTAATAGTAGATTTATTCAAACCAATTTAATTAGAGGCAAAAAGTTGGATAAAGTTGTATTACTatgtatgtatttaatttttggtaaaaatctaGATATAGTTATTTTCGTATGAAGTGATAGTTGTGAATATTTCTCCTTCCACTTGACGCGCaagtagtatataaataatagagAACAAAGTAGAAAtataactcaaaaataaaatccAAGAACAAATAAGAAACCATGATCGCCCAAAAGAACCTCATCACCCTCTTCTTATTCTTTATCATCTTCACTTCTTCAGCCACCTTTCTTGACAACTCCATAGAACCCAAATCACTTAACCTACACAAAGAACAAACCTTATCCCACTTCAGATTCTATTGGCAAGAGAAATTTTCAGAACCAAACGCAACATCAATCGAAATAGTTTCACCAGTTCCAAAATACAACACCACCGCAAAATTTGGTTCAATTAGAGCCATAGACATAGCTTTGACCATAGGACCGAATGTGAGCTCCAAGGTTGTTGGAAGAGCTCAGGGTGTCTATGTCTCGGCATCGGAAACCGAGATTGATCTTCTGATGATTGAGAATATTGTGTTCTACGAGGGAAGGTACCATGGAAGCTCCATAACCGCCATGGGAAGGAATCCGATCTTCAGTAAGGTAGTTAGGGAGTTGGATGTTGTTGGTGGCAGCGGGCATTTTAGGTTTGCTAAAGGGTATGCTGAATTGAGGACTATATCTTCGGATCCTAAGACTCTTGATACTGCGGTTCAGTACGATGTTTATGTTTATCATTATTGATGCTAACCAAGGATTAGATTTTGGTTGCACTTATGACAGTTGGTATTGCTATTGGTGCCGTTGTGTTGCAATGCAAAaggttaagaaaataaaaaagtgaaatgTTAGAAGAAcatcaaaatttattgtttttagtcattaatttagttattaacatTTAAAAGTAGAGTAAACAACGGAAGATGCGAATAATGTAACAATGGACTGTATCTTAGacccattaaaataaaaaacatcccACCCCATTTATACTCCCACAACTCTAGCCTTTCACCTTCTACGACAccacctttttctttttttaacgtAGTCGCTTCACTCCCTTTTCTTGGTCGTGCCGTCACCAATGCACTTCGCTGTTGCTGCCACTGTCTGAAGAAGCAATGCGTTCGCAGCCGTTGCACCTTCTTCTTCCATACATTGTTTCGTTCCTGTGCTCCTTGCAACCGACGCTGCCATTGTACCTTCTTCTCCCCCCGTGTTGCACTGCTCCTGCTCTTGATGTTGCTGTTGCACTTTCTTCTCCCATGCGTCATGTCGTTCTTGTTCTCTCTGCAAGCGATGCTGCCGTTGCGCGCCTTCTTCTCACCTCCATCACGCCTCGACCGTTCTCCCTGCAATCATCACCGCCGCATGTTCTGAACAAAGAAGTTGGTCCTCTTTTCCCCTGCGTTTGATCACGTCTGTGCTCCCCAAAAGCGACACCGGCAATCGTTTCGAACCCTCCCTGCGTCGCACCATTTGAACAATCAATGCAGCTGCTCATCTGGTCGACTCATAGTGATaatggatgtttctttttatgtttttcgaTGTTTCTTTAATAATGGATTGGATGTTTCTTTGAATAGGGTGACTCGAGGGCGGGGGCGCGGCATGATGGAGGATGGCAACACGAGGGAGGAAGAGGCGACGTTGGACGTGGTGCGGTGGAGGATTACGATACGAGAGAGCTAGGAGGAGGCGACACCgatgcaaagaagaagaagaatagggtGGAGGCGCGACAAACTATACTGAAAGAGATTAGGATTTGTAGGATGAATGGGAGTGAAAATAGAATTAGGTTAAGTTCTGATATTATGATtattaaaaatcttatttttaaaattaattaaacattttttttaaccTGTTGTTTAGTATAAGTAttgtttttctatgtttttttaaagtatatgataaagtatgttgttggattattagattaaagaaattaaattaatgactaaatgatggctaaaaataataaattttaataaaaaatattatgtgttaaaaaaatatgaaatatcttattattatatattatttatgtgtaaattatggtttaatttatttttaaaatatattttatattttaatatatattttaaattaataattaatttagtggttaattttgatatatatttgaTATGATTGTAACAGAAAATTCCATATGTGAAAGTTTTAACTGTTATGATATCAATGTATAGTAGACATTAATAAGattgtaatattttatttaaataaatacaaaatatttaattttcatagaaaaaatttatatatatatagttgtattattacatcataaaaaataaataatttttaaatttttttaaatgatctaAACCTATAAATTTAATGAAATAACTATTAacctacattaaaattaaattttagaaaaaaattcctatttttaaatttgtacaATAAAAGCGGAAAGTAATTATAAAACCGCCTCAGAATGCATGTTAGATCCCATTGTATACTCATGATTGGTCATGGATTAAAGACTTAAGAGGGGAAAAGATTGTtgtaatatttaatttgtttgttcaTGATTTAATATAAGGAGCAAAGACGGCTAAaactctttttttaaagatgttgtttagtaattaaaatttaatatatataattgattaaattatgttatttttgttaaaattaaattaggtaaattgatttaattgaaaaaatggTGAATTAAATCTTAAactgatttaaattaatattattttttttataaaaaataactacaatactcttattataaagaatgattaaaatattcttatatatatatatatatatatatatatatatatatatatatatatatatataatcttaacctacgatagaaaaataaaatgctaaaatttaggattttcaaaattaatatatataataaaagtattttagttattttttataatagggtattgtagtcattttttataaaaaataatattaatttagaccagttcaagatttgattcaccatttttttgttaaatcaatttgtctagtctaattttaataaaaataatacgatttaattaattatatgtattaaattttaattattaaaaaacatctttataaaaagatattttcagCGTCTTTATTTGAGTGACTCTTTTTAATATATCGTGTATCGGATTATTgcaataaaaatattatgaagCAATAATTGCACACTGTCTTAATTTTAGTTAGAGTAAAGTgttatttttgtccccaacgtttggggtaagtcctataaTTATCCCTAACGGTTCATTCGTcctatttttgtccccaacgttccTAAATTGATTCAATGTTACCCCACCGTTAATTCCACTCACGGAACAGTAACGGAGATGCCTACGTGGATCGCTTTGTCCACTCTGGCAAACTTTGTCCCTGGTGACCGTTACTGAGAATTtgggaaaaaaattgaaaatttaatttaaaaggatGTTGAAACCCTAATTGCAGCGTGCGTCTCCTATAGCTTCTCCTTCTCACCATCGCCGTCTCTGTTGAAGTTGATTGCTGAGCCCATGGCATCGCAGGGCTCCCAGGCGCCGAGTAGTAGCTTTACTTCAGGTCAAAACAGCAGCCAAGGTCGTTGACGGAGAAGAACTTGTTACTATGGGGAGAGGCCAGTGCTTGCGACTTCGTCAACGGCAGAAAATCCGGGACGGAGGTTCTGGGGCTGTGTTAACTATGGGGTAAGTAGAAAACTTTGCATCTGGGTATGACTGTTATTTGGTTTTTTGATTGggattttcttttagtttttgcgTAGATTGGAAAAGAGTGTGGGTACTTTGTGTGGGCAGAGTCAGAGCAAGAGCCACAAGTTCCTCGATTGAAAAGAAGAATCACATGCTTGAAGGGTAAAGTGACAACAGTTGAGAGGATGTTGAGAATGACAGTAGCAGTTGGTCTGGTTGGATGGACATGCGCTATAATTTTGCTGTGTGAAAAattttcatcaacaagaaatggGAGGTTCTTTTTGCAGTAAGGCTGCAGAACATAGTGGCTAGTGTAATGTGTTGGCAATGTGTTGTCTGTAATTTTGTATGTAATGTAACCTGTTGATTGAACGAACTTGAATGAAAATTTGTTGTTATCCACTTTTATGTATTTAGTTTACATTCTCATGGTACAAATAGGGAGGTAACTATCAGCAGAAATGATTAAATGAAACAGTGAAATAGAGCAAACATAAAGCATTAAAATCAACCATATGGTATAGATAGGCAATAGTCAGCAACTTAAGATACATACATTCCTAAGTAGATGTCTTAGAACTAGAAATATAAGTCAACATAGATGCTAAACAGTTTTACTATAGTAGCAGTAGCAAAACCAAATTGAAAATAGTGAAACCAACAACCATAGTTCTTAGGCTGATACAAAAGGCAAAATACAAAATTTGTAACAAGTGAAACAAAGTCATTCCACTTTCTTCCATGCTCTTGGTGGTGTCCTGGCCATGAACCTGAGCTGAGACTGGGTGACCCTCTTCACTGGGCTTAGCAGTACCCTTGTAGTTGTTGGGGCTGGTGCAGAAGCAGTCTGTGAATGATTCACTTTGGCCCTCTTCGAAGCAGCTTGTGATTGTTGGGAGCTCACAGGTGGCTTCCTCTTTGGGTGTGAGGGTGGTTTGTTGTTGCTGCCCCTTTGCTTCCTACTTCCACTATCAGCAGCCTTACCAGAATCTATCTTAGCAGATAGTCTGGAACTTTTTCTGACTCCTTGCCTTTTTCTCCCCCTTAAAGTAGAAGTAGCAACATTGTTAACCTGGTGACAAAATAGAAACAGAATAAATAACCAAAGACACAATTAAGAAACAGAATAAAcacataattaaaatttgttacaGTTGGGTTTGGTCTGACTTTGCGCTTTTTTGGACAACGCCTTTTGTTATGGCCAGAACACAAACAGTAAGAGCACTTTTGCTGTTGCCCTTCACGAGACAGTCTAGTCCTAGTAGCCTGCTCATCAGCACCTCGTGCCCTCTTCTTCTTTGGCCTCCCAATAGGTTTTTCTATAAGTTGCAGGCAACACATCCTCGAATTGAGTTCTGTCCCAAAGGTTTGGCCCATTAACTGAGTAGACAACATGCTGGTAGCAAGAGATGTATGCAGCCTTTTTGTAGTAATCAGCAACATATGAATCCACATTGAAACACATTTTTCTTATGCATGTCATGGCATGTGCACAAGGAATTCCAGATAGTTGAAACTTCCTATATGAGCATTCATGATGCCTAAGATCAACCACAAATTTTTTCTTACCCCCCTGAATGCTAACCACCTCATATTTATCACGTCCAGCATACACACTCACCCATTGACCACTTAGTTCGGCTTGTTTTTCTACCTTAATCCTAATTCTGGGCAACACATCTCTATTGTAAGGCACTATTCTGTCCCTGTTGTCAGCACAACGTTTCATGATGTAAACCCGGATATCCTCTAGCATAGTTACTATTGGCTTCTCCCTAGCCTCAACCAGAATAGAATTAAAAACTTCACACATATTGTTAATTAAAGTGTCACACCTAGGTCTACACTCAAACCTGTGACGACACCAGTACTTTGTTGGAATCTCCATGAGATAGTTGTATGCTCCCTGATCTACCTTCTGTATCTCACTCATCCTCCTTTCCCATTCTTGAAGATAAGTTGCCTTGGCAACATTCCACATCATTAGCTTCAACTGGATTCCTGGATATCTCTTCTTGAAATTTGCATACAGATGTCTGACACAAAATCTGTGGTCAACTCTAGGCAGAAGCTCCTCAAAAGTTGGAACTAACCCCTGTTTTGAGTATAAGAAAAGTTGGCACAAAATATAGAATGTTACATGCTAACTAGAACACTTGTAATTAagtatcaaacaaaataaaacacatgTAATTAACTAGAACACTTGTAATTAAGTATCAATCAAAATAAAACACATGTACCTTCTGTTGGTCAGACATGAAGGTGCAGGTCCTGATTTTGTCTACTCCCAGGTCATCACACAGGTGCTGGAGAAACCATGTCCACGAGTCCTTTGTTTCAGCTTCCACAACTGCATATGCTATTGGCAGGATTTGATCGTTTGGATCCCAACCCATAGCAGTCAGTAGCCAACCTCCATAAGGTGTTTTTAGAAAACAGCCGTCCAATCCAATTATTGGCCTACAAGCCATAAAACTCTTCCTACAAGCATCCAACATCACATATATCCTTTCAAACCTGGGCCTTAAATCTACCCCTGACACTGGTCTTTCAGAAGCAAATTCAGGAGGCCTCTGAACCTTCAGATGCACTGATGACCCAGGGTTGGTCCTCAGCAACTCATGACAGTAGTCATACAATCTTCTGTACTGCTCCACATATGTCCCCTGCAACTCATCCAGAGCAAACTGTCTAACTCTAGAGGCCTTAGATTTGGTCAACTCCACATTCCATTTTGTGTATGCTTTCCTCATTAATGTGGTTAACTTAATCTTTGGGTTCTCAGCAATTTTGTTCAAGAAAACCTTACTCAACCACCTTGCATGCATGATTCCAATCTTCAGCTCCTTAGAGCAATTGTGCTTGTTGTTGCAACTCTTCAACTGCCAACTATGCTCATGCTTCATCTTTTCACAGTATGCGTACTAATCACATCCCTCCACACATTCCACTTTAACCCTCTTCAGATCCACCTTTGTGAATCTCAAACCCCTGCCACTGCTGACAGCATATGCAGTGGCACAGTCTTTGAACTCCTCCCTTGACACATACAAAGTTCCCACCTCCCAAGTGTATTCACTCATGTTCTTCAACGGCCTGTGTATGGGATATCTCTTTCTCGTGCCATCCTCATCATCACTAAATGGAGTATCCAGGAACTCCTCACTGTTATAACCTGTATCCTCATCACCAAAACCCCCTACAACTTTTTCCTTACCAAGATTTTGTGCAGCTGGTTGTGATGATTGACCATGAGACTAATTGGGTGCAGACTCTTTTCCCCCTCTTCTGTGATGTTCACATCAACTAAGCCTTCAGCTCCCTCCCTCTCATCATCACTGTCACCAAAATCAAGACTACCAAGACTGTGAGTTGATGCATTCCCAGCAATCGAATCAGAAGTCCATGAGCTTTCACTCCCCCTGGGTTCATAGTCCTCATCTTCAGATGTCTCACtcccctcctcctcttcttcaacagCACCATCACTCTTTACAACCTCACAGGATCCCTCACTCATAGACCCAACCTCTTCCACTTCAGTAGGCCCATCATTAGGCCCATCAGTTGGCCCATCAGTAGCTGCCTTTGACCCAACACCAGGGCCATCATACACAACAATTGGGCCAGGCCCAGCTTGATCACCTTCTTTAGCAGGAGCAGTAAGTTGCCCAGGTTGCACAACTTCTCCCACCTCACTTGTCTTGTGCACAACATACACCTCAACCATGTCATCCTTTACCCCAATTCTTGCCATATCCATTGCATCTTTGTCGGTTTTAAGC contains:
- the LOC112719997 gene encoding dirigent protein 22-like; translated protein: MIAQKNLITLFLFFIIFTSSATFLDNSIEPKSLNLHKEQTLSHFRFYWQEKFSEPNATSIEIVSPVPKYNTTAKFGSIRAIDIALTIGPNVSSKVVGRAQGVYVSASETEIDLLMIENIVFYEGRYHGSSITAMGRNPIFSKVVRELDVVGGSGHFRFAKGYAELRTISSDPKTLDTAVQYDVYVYHY
- the LOC112728147 gene encoding uncharacterized protein, coding for MKHEHSWQLKSCNNKHNCSKELKIGIMHARWLSKVFLNKIAENPKIKLTTLMRKAYTKWNVELTKSKASRVRQFALDELQGTYVEQYRRLYDYCHELLRTNPGSSVHLKVQRPPEFASERPVSGVDLRPRFERIYVMLDACRKSFMACRPIIGLDGCFLKTPYGGWLLTAMGWDPNDQILPIAYAVVEAETKDSWTWFLQHLCDDLGVDKIRTCTFMSDQQKGLVPTFEELLPRVDHRFCVRHLYANFKKRYPGIQLKLMMWNVAKATYLQEWERRMSEIQKVDQGAYNYLMEIPTKYWCRHRFECRPRCDTLINNMCEVFNSILVEAREKPIVTMLEDIRVYIMKRCADNRDRIVPYNRDVLPRIRIKVEKQAELSGQWVSVYAGRDKYEVVSIQGGKKKFVVDLRHHECSYRKFQLSGIPCAHAMTCIRKMCFNVDSYVADYYKKAAYISCYQHVVYSVNGPNLWDRTQFEDVLPATYRKTYWEAKEEEGTRC